The genomic DNA GGCTTGAGTCAGAAGCCTGAACTGGAATAGCTCGACCGTGAAAGTTTTGTCTGTTTGGGCTGAAATCTGACGGAGGGATAAATTGTTCATTCAAAAGATAAAAAGGCGCTTGAAGCATGCCTACTACGGGTTAATGGGAAAGTATAATTCCTTGGACTCCCTGCAAGATAGAATTGAGTCTCTTCGCGACCACATCTCTCTCACACCCCGCTCTGTAGAATATGTAATGATTTCACCATCATATATGTGTACATATGAGTGTTTTTTTTGCTCTACCCACAGCTACCTTTTAAAGCCTGGCGAATATGCGGATGCCATCAATGCAAACTATCTTCCTGAATTCGTAAAAGATAAAAACAATTTTTTATTGCCGCTAGATACTTACGAACGGCTTATTCGCGATTTGAAACTTTTGCGCGTTCGGCATATTGACTTTTCCGGTATTGGCGAACCATTGCTGCACCCGGATATCGTTCAGATGGTTGCTCTTGCTTCGAAAAACGGGATAGGCACCAGCATTACCTCCAACGGATCCATTTTGACGCCGGAGAAGTTTGACGCGCTCGCTTCGGCGGGCTTGGGCACTTTGGTGCTGAGCGTAAATTCGCTGGTACCGGAACGGTATGAGCAGATTCATGGTAAAGCGGGACGTGAGGGATATAAGCGTCTGTTCGGCCTCTTTGAACATATTGCTGCGCGGAAACAGGAAAGACTTGCCATGCCTGTTTATGCGAGTTTCGCGATAACCCCTGGCAATATGGATGAAATAGAGGCCATTGAGGCTTTCAAGCGGACATACCTCCTTGACAAGGTGAACTATACGCCAGTCAATGCGCATGAATGTTCCATGCAGTATGCATTGTCCGAAGACCATGTCAATTCTGTAGCGGCTGCGATAACGCGGTTAACGGACCAAAAGGGCGAGGAATTTAAGCATCTCTGGGAATCGACGGCAAAACGTAATGAGATGGACCTTCCCTGCTACACTGGAACGAAGTTTGTCTGGATTAACAGTAATGGTGACGTGATTTGCTGTTGTTTCGGTTATTACGTTCTTGGTAACATCAAAAAGCAGAGCTTCCAATCCATATGGACATCTGACAAGTATATTCTTTTCAGGAAAAAGGCGCTTTCGATGCATTTGACAAAAAAGCCTCCGGAGATTGCGAATTGTACGCAATGCCCAATGCCTTGTGCATATCATGAAGAACTCGGCGATGATGCCGCTGGGCTTCATGAGGCGCTGCGGATACTTTATGGCGGGCTGTCCTGAGAGGTTTCGGGCTGGCTCCTAAGGGCATGGGTATCTTTTCAGTGTTTTGTTTTGATACGTCTCAGCCCAAGGGCGACTGCCAAATACGATTTTGAGGAATATATGCGCATTCTCATTCTTGGTATTGGCGGCATGTTGGGTAATTCTCTCTATAGAGAACTCAACGTCCCAAGCCTTGATGTTTTCGGCTCACTTCGAAACATTAAGAAGATCCGGGCTTTTTTCCCAACCGATGCTGGTGCTCGTCTGATTGATGGCGTGGATGCCTACAAGTTCGATTCCGTCGAACAGGCAGCTAACATGGTGAATCCTGATGTGCTTATCAATTGTATCGGCCTTATCCGCCAGCTTCCGGAAGGAAAGTTGCCGCTTCCCTGCATTGAAATCAATGCTCGCTTTCCCCACTTATTGGCGAAAATGTGTCGCGAGCGGCATATCCGGCTCATCCACTACAGCACGGATTGCGTTTTCGACGGCGCCAAGGGCGCTCCGTATACCGAGGATGATCCGCCATCCGCCAAAGACATTTACGGCCTCAGCAAGTTTCTCGGGGAAGTGCGGGAATCTCCGGCCCTGACCATTCGCACGTCCATCATTGGGCACGAGCTGCGTAACAAGCTCAGTCTTGTGGAATGGTTCCTGGCGCAGAAAGGAACGGTCAAAGGGTATACCCAGGCAATATACAGCGGGCTGCCGGTAACGGAACATGCGCGTATCCTGCGGGAGTATGTGTTGCCCAATCCCGCCCTGACGGGCCTTTACCAGGTTGCCGGAAGGCCGATTTCCAAGTATGAGCTTTTGCAGCTCGTTGCCCGCGAATATGGAAAAAAAATATCCATTGAGCCGGAACCAACGGTTAGAGAAGACAAAAGGCTTTCGGGCGACGCCTTTTTCCGCTCTACCGGCTATGTGCCCCCCGAATGGCCGGAATTGATCCGGGCGATGCGCGCGGCACATCAGGCCGTAATGGGAGATAGCGCAGTATGAATGTTTTTCAGGATAAATACCTCGTCATTACCGGTGGGACCGGCTCCTTGGGTAAAACCCTCGTGCGGCATCTGCTGGCCGGAACTTATGGGACTCCCCGGAAAATAATTATTTTTTCCCGTGACGAAGCCAAGCAGCATTACATGAGGGTCGCGTATTCGACGGTAAAAAATCCGACCGACGAAATTATTTATGACAACTTCCGGCGTTTGCTTGAGTTCCGAATCGGCGACGTGCGAAATTACGCGTCGCTCTGTTCTGTTTTGAGAGGAGCGGATATCGTCATCAACGCGGCCGCGCTGAAGCAGGTTCCTTCCTGCGAGTATTTTCCCGTGGAAGCGGCCATGACCAACGTCATCGGCGCGAGCAACATCGTGCGGGCGATCAGTGAGAACGATTTGCCCGTGGAAACGGTCGTCGGGGTTTCAACGGACAAGGCCTGCCTGCCCGTCAATGCCATGGGCATGACCAAAGCCTTGCAGGAGCGCATGTTCATCGCGGCCAACGTCACCACCCCCAAAACGCGCTTTATCTGCGTGCGGTACGGCAACGTTCTTGCCTCGCGCGGTTCCGTCATTCCATTGTTCCATGAACAGATTCTCGCGGGCGGGCCTGTTACCATCACTACCGAAGACATGACCCGCTTCCTGCTGCCGCTTTCCCATGCGGTGACCACCATTGCTACGGCCGTTGCCGGGGCGGCCCCCGGCGAAACCTACGTGCCGAAAATTGCCGCCGCTTTGATAACGGATATTGCCAAAGCGCTTATCGGGGACCGGGATATCCCGGTAAAGGTCATCGGCATCCGGCCAGGGGAGAAAGTTCACGAATTGATGATCGCGCCGGAAGAGGGCGTACGCGCTTATGACCGCGGCGACTTTTACGCCATCAAACCGATGCTGCCCGAGCTGGCATCCCTCAGGAAAGAAACAGATGCGCCGCGAGGCCGTTCCTACGGTTCCAACGACGATGTGATGGATTTCGCGGGCACGCTGGCGTTGTTGCAAAAATACAAGCTCATGGTCGGCGACGTCCGCGACGATAGCGACGAGGAACTGCTGTCATGAAAGTCATGACCGTGCTCGGCACGCGGCCCGAGATCATCCGGCTTTCGCGTGTCATTCCGCTTTTGGATTCCCTGTGCGAACATGTTGTCGTATTCACGGGGCAAAATTACGATCCCCGGTTGAGCACGCTTTTTTTTGACGACCTGGGTATACGCAAGGCGGATTATTCGCTGGAAACCCGGGCGGAATCGACCTGGGGCCAGATCGGCAACATTTTGCGGGAAACAGAAGCTGTTCTCCGCAAGGAAAAGCCTGACAGATTCCTCGTGCTCGGAGACACTAATTCGGCCTTGACCGCCATGATCGCGAAACGCCAAGGCGTTACGGTGTACCACATGGAGGCGGGCAACCGCTGCTTCGACGACCGGGTGCCGGAAGAGGTCAATCGCCGGGTCATCGACCATTCCTCGGATGTGCTGTTGCCCTATACCAACAGAAGCCGGGACCATCTCCTGCGTGAGGCGTTTCATCCCAACAGGGTTTACGTCACGGGCAATCCGATCAAGGAAGTGATGGACTATTACAGCCCGTGGGTTGAGGCCAGCGAGATACTCAAGACGCTGGGCGTGACGGCGGGAGAATATTTCCTGGTAACCCTCCACCGTGCCGAAAACGTGGATATCCCCGAAAGGCTTGCGTCCTTCATGGCCGCTTTCGGCGCTCTTGCCGCGCGGTACGCCGTGCCGGTTCTTCTGTCGCTTCACCCGCATACCCGCGCGCGGCTTGCCGATAACGGTATTGCGACTCCCAAGGGAGTGGTCTTCCTTGACCCTCCGGGATTTTTTGATTTCGTGCGCCTGGAAAAAGACGCCAAAGCCCTGCTTTCGGACAGCGGCACAGTGCAGGAGGAAGGCTGCATCATGGGCGTGCCCACGGTGACTTTGCGCGACGTGACGGAACGGCCGGAAACGCTGGAGTGCGGGAGCAATATCCTGAGCGGCTGCTCTTCCGAAGAAATACAGCGGTGTCTGGATATGGTGCTGAGCCGTAGCGCTTTCTGGACGCCGCCGGCCGAGTATCTTGAGACGGAAGTCAGCCGGACTGTCGCCAATATTGTGTTGGGGTACAGGTTGTGACCGGCTTCCATCCTTTGGTTTCAATAATCATCCCTGTTTATAAAGGCGCTGACTATATGCGTGAGGCCATTGATTCGGCCCTCGCGCAGACATACGATAATTGCGAAGTTATTGTGGTGAATGACGGCTCTCCCGATAATGGGGAAACGGAACGCATCGCGCTTTCCTACGGGGACAGAATCCGTTACTTCGCGAAAGAAAACGGTGGAGTCGCCACGGCGCTCAATCTGGGCATACGGGAGATGCGGGGCGAGTATTTTTCCTGGCTTTCGCATGATGATCTGTATTTGCCGGAAAAGGTGGCAATGCAGGTAGAGGCTTTACGCCGCCTTCCGGACAGGCGGGTGATCCTCTACAGCGATTTCTACTATATGGACGCTCAGGGTGTGGTCACCGGCGAGTATTGTTTTCCGGACATAGAGCCGGGCGCCATGTTTTGTCACCTGTATGAAAACAGCTCTCTGCATGGCTGCTCTCTGCTTATCCCCAGATGCGCTTTTGACCGGGTGGGCTTTTTCCCAGAGCATCTGAAGACAACCCAGGACTATGAACTCTGGTTTGCGATGGCTCGTGTTTATTCTTTCGTGCGGATACCCCACCGGTTGATACAATTCAGGTTGCACGAGGCGCAGGGAACAAACTGTCTGCCTGAACGCAACCCTGAAGAATTGGCGCTTTTTGCCCGGCATCTGGACGGGTATATGGAATGCAAAAAACGGGACTTGCCGGGCGAAAAGGATATCCTGCGTTTTTTACTGGCTCTGCGTGTGAAACAGGGGCGATTCGCCCAGGCACGGTATATTCTTGGCCAATGCGCCAGCAAAGGCGGCGGGGTTTTTGCGGCGGAGATGCGGCTTCGCCATATCGGCCTTGTAGCTGCGGCCAGTATTTTTTCCAGAGTGTCTTTTCTTAAAAAGAGGTTGCGCCCGATAAAACGTGGACTTTGCGGCGTGTAGCTTACCCCCGGGACATACGGCCATGAATGTTTTGCATGTGAATACGCATCCTTCCGGAGGAGGGGCGGCAGTCGCAGCCCGGCGGTTGCACAAGGGGCTGCGTGAGGCCGGCGTATGTTCGTCCTTTGCTTTTTTGGAAAACCACAGTGAGGAACCCGGCCTTATTCCCTTGGGCGGCAGTTTTTGGGGGCAGGTTTACCGGGCGTTCGGCGAACGCCTGGGCGGAAAATTGCGGAATATTTTTTATTCCAGGCCGGAGCATCCTTCATATTCGACGTTTTCTCTTTTTCCCAGCTTGCTGGGCGGGGCCATTAATGCGATACCCAAAGATATTCTGCACCTGCACTGGGTGAACGCCGGTTTTCTGAGCCCTTGGGATATACGCCGCCTGCGCGGTCCGGTCGTCTGGAGCCTCCATGACGCGTGGCCCTTTACCGGGGGCTGCCATTACTCCAATTGCGGCTGTCTTCGCTACGCGGAAGGATGCGGCAGGTGTCCCGAACTCTCCAGCTGGACTTTATACGATGTATCCCGCCTGCATTGGCGGATGAAACGCCGTGCGGCAAATGACCTGCGGCCGGTGGTCGTGGCCGCGAGCCGGGAACATGCGGCGAAGGCCGCCCGTAGCGGCCTGTTTCCAGAAGACCATATACGGATCATTCCGAATGGCGTGGATGTTGCCGTTTTCCGCCCATTTCCCAAGGAACAGGCGCGTGATATTCTGAGGTTGCCGCGGGACCGGAAAATTATCCTGACCGGCGCGTTTGGAGCGATGAGCGACTATAATAAGGGCTTTGATTTGCTCCGTTTCGCCTTGGATAGGCTTGGGGCCAACGGGGAAAATGCCCTGCTTGCGGTTTTCGGTGAAAATGAGACGGATAACGCCATGTCAGTTCCCGTCCATTTTTTGGGCCGATTGCGGGATGACGCAACACTCGCGCTCGCCTATTCCGCCGCGGATGTTTTCGTCTGCCCCTCCCGTTCGGAAAGTTTTTCACTGACAACCCTGGAAGCGCTGGCGTGCGGTACTCCTGTTGCCGCCTTTTCAGTAGGAGGCATTCCGGATATGGTTGAGCACGGCGTTTCCGGCTGTTTGGCAAAGCCAGAGGATCCGGAAGATCTGGCAAGGGGAATCGCGTATATTCTTGAAGATGAAGAGCGCGCCAGGAACATGGGGGCGGCCGGTAGAAGAAGAGTGCAGGAAGAATTTTCCCTGCCGGTCATTGCGAAGAGACATATCGCTCTTTATGAGGAAATTTCGGCTGATTCGGGGGATACGCGCAAGGGGAAGTCTCTGTGATCGTTTTGTTCCGCAAAGCCGGGAATCACAGCAACAGGCTTTTTCAGAACCTTCATTTTGAAGCGTTGTGTCATGAATACAATATCGCGTATCTAAATCCTTCCTTTTCCGATATGGCGAAGTATTACAAACAGCCTTGTTCCACCAAGAATACGCTGAAATCCCTTTTGCTGCAGCGAGAGCGCTGCGCGAAAGCAATGGGGCTTTTTGCGGGAAAGGATGTCTTGTCGTATGATGGCGCTGAAACCGCGCCGCTTTTGGACGTTGTTTCACAATACAATACAGCGTATGTCTGCGGATGGGGCTTCAGAAATTTTGAGTTGACAAAGAAGTATCAGGGTCTGTTTGCCGACAGGTATT from uncultured delta proteobacterium includes the following:
- the capD gene encoding UDP-glucose 4-epimerase; this translates as MNVFQDKYLVITGGTGSLGKTLVRHLLAGTYGTPRKIIIFSRDEAKQHYMRVAYSTVKNPTDEIIYDNFRRLLEFRIGDVRNYASLCSVLRGADIVINAAALKQVPSCEYFPVEAAMTNVIGASNIVRAISENDLPVETVVGVSTDKACLPVNAMGMTKALQERMFIAANVTTPKTRFICVRYGNVLASRGSVIPLFHEQILAGGPVTITTEDMTRFLLPLSHAVTTIATAVAGAAPGETYVPKIAAALITDIAKALIGDRDIPVKVIGIRPGEKVHELMIAPEEGVRAYDRGDFYAIKPMLPELASLRKETDAPRGRSYGSNDDVMDFAGTLALLQKYKLMVGDVRDDSDEELLS
- a CDS encoding Glycosyltransferase; this translates as MTGFHPLVSIIIPVYKGADYMREAIDSALAQTYDNCEVIVVNDGSPDNGETERIALSYGDRIRYFAKENGGVATALNLGIREMRGEYFSWLSHDDLYLPEKVAMQVEALRRLPDRRVILYSDFYYMDAQGVVTGEYCFPDIEPGAMFCHLYENSSLHGCSLLIPRCAFDRVGFFPEHLKTTQDYELWFAMARVYSFVRIPHRLIQFRLHEAQGTNCLPERNPEELALFARHLDGYMECKKRDLPGEKDILRFLLALRVKQGRFAQARYILGQCASKGGGVFAAEMRLRHIGLVAAASIFSRVSFLKKRLRPIKRGLCGV
- a CDS encoding NAD-dependent epimerase/dehydratase; translated protein: MRILILGIGGMLGNSLYRELNVPSLDVFGSLRNIKKIRAFFPTDAGARLIDGVDAYKFDSVEQAANMVNPDVLINCIGLIRQLPEGKLPLPCIEINARFPHLLAKMCRERHIRLIHYSTDCVFDGAKGAPYTEDDPPSAKDIYGLSKFLGEVRESPALTIRTSIIGHELRNKLSLVEWFLAQKGTVKGYTQAIYSGLPVTEHARILREYVLPNPALTGLYQVAGRPISKYELLQLVAREYGKKISIEPEPTVREDKRLSGDAFFRSTGYVPPEWPELIRAMRAAHQAVMGDSAV
- a CDS encoding Glycosyltransferase, WcfI-like protein, which translates into the protein MNVLHVNTHPSGGGAAVAARRLHKGLREAGVCSSFAFLENHSEEPGLIPLGGSFWGQVYRAFGERLGGKLRNIFYSRPEHPSYSTFSLFPSLLGGAINAIPKDILHLHWVNAGFLSPWDIRRLRGPVVWSLHDAWPFTGGCHYSNCGCLRYAEGCGRCPELSSWTLYDVSRLHWRMKRRAANDLRPVVVAASREHAAKAARSGLFPEDHIRIIPNGVDVAVFRPFPKEQARDILRLPRDRKIILTGAFGAMSDYNKGFDLLRFALDRLGANGENALLAVFGENETDNAMSVPVHFLGRLRDDATLALAYSAADVFVCPSRSESFSLTTLEALACGTPVAAFSVGGIPDMVEHGVSGCLAKPEDPEDLARGIAYILEDEERARNMGAAGRRRVQEEFSLPVIAKRHIALYEEISADSGDTRKGKSL
- a CDS encoding UDP-N-acetylglucosamine 2-epimerase, producing the protein MKVMTVLGTRPEIIRLSRVIPLLDSLCEHVVVFTGQNYDPRLSTLFFDDLGIRKADYSLETRAESTWGQIGNILRETEAVLRKEKPDRFLVLGDTNSALTAMIAKRQGVTVYHMEAGNRCFDDRVPEEVNRRVIDHSSDVLLPYTNRSRDHLLREAFHPNRVYVTGNPIKEVMDYYSPWVEASEILKTLGVTAGEYFLVTLHRAENVDIPERLASFMAAFGALAARYAVPVLLSLHPHTRARLADNGIATPKGVVFLDPPGFFDFVRLEKDAKALLSDSGTVQEEGCIMGVPTVTLRDVTERPETLECGSNILSGCSSEEIQRCLDMVLSRSAFWTPPAEYLETEVSRTVANIVLGYRL
- a CDS encoding hypothetical protein (Evidence 5 : No homology to any previously reported sequences) — encoded protein: MFIQKIKRRLKHAYYGLMGKYNSLDSLQDRIESLRDHISLTPRSVEYVMISPSYMCTYECFFCSTHSYLLKPGEYADAINANYLPEFVKDKNNFLLPLDTYERLIRDLKLLRVRHIDFSGIGEPLLHPDIVQMVALASKNGIGTSITSNGSILTPEKFDALASAGLGTLVLSVNSLVPERYEQIHGKAGREGYKRLFGLFEHIAARKQERLAMPVYASFAITPGNMDEIEAIEAFKRTYLLDKVNYTPVNAHECSMQYALSEDHVNSVAAAITRLTDQKGEEFKHLWESTAKRNEMDLPCYTGTKFVWINSNGDVICCCFGYYVLGNIKKQSFQSIWTSDKYILFRKKALSMHLTKKPPEIANCTQCPMPCAYHEELGDDAAGLHEALRILYGGLS